The proteins below come from a single Garra rufa chromosome 25, GarRuf1.0, whole genome shotgun sequence genomic window:
- the pclaf gene encoding PCNA-associated factor: protein MVRTKADSVPGTYRKAVAASAPRKSLGASGSVNAHSSGAQAGTPAKSKYAGGNPVCPRPTPTWQKGIGDFFGGPGRKPEKENLHPVSDEEEAGGSGVTKAPRKSRPIIDDDEEEED from the exons ATGGTGCGAACTAAAGCTGATAGTGTTCCTGGCACCTACAGGAAAG CTGTTGCCGCTTCTGCTCCCCGGAAATCACTCGGCGCGTCCGGATCCGTGAACGCGCACAGCAGCGGCGCGCAGGCGGGCACGCCTG CTAAGAGTAAGTACGCCGGAGGGAACCCTGTGTGTCCGCGGCCCACACCCACGTGGCAGAAGGGCATCGGGGACTTCTTCGGTGGCCCTGGAAGAAAGCCTGAGAAGGAGAATCTTCATCCTGTGTCTGATGAAGAGGAGGCGGGCGGCAGCGGCGTCACTAAAGCGCCCAGGAA GTCCAGACCCATCATCGATGAcgatgaggaagaggaggattAA